In Candidatus Eisenbacteria bacterium, the genomic stretch GTCTCCGATCGTGCCGTCACCGGCGGCCACGATGACCAGCGGGGCCCCGGACCGCGCGGCTTCGCGAGCCATCTCGCGCGCCGCCTTCCCGGACGTCTTGAGACCGACGCTCGCCTCGACCCCGTGGACTCGCAGGCTGCTCACGATCTGCGCGAGACGCTCGGCGTTGTTCTTCTCGTCGCGGCCCGCGGTGGGATTGAAGATGAGACGGGCACGCTTGAGACGACCGTCGCTGCCGGCCTGCTTCCCCAGGTGCTCCTGGCGAGGCGCCGACAGGCGACGCTCGAGGTGGGCGATGCCGGCCTCGCACGCCTGGAGCCTGGCCTTGCGGCGCTCCAGCCGCGCCGAGGTCTTCTCGATCTTGCGGACCAGCGACGCTTGCTTGCGTTGCTGGCGCAGCAGCGACTTGAACAGGGTGGATTGGGACTCTTTGCGACCTGCCATGCCCCTGATCAGGGCATTTCCCATGCCACCGGTCAGGCGGCAATTAGGCGGCTAAGACATTTGATTAGTCCAACATCTGGTGCAGATGGACGAGGTGGGCTGTAACTCTTTTCTGGCCACAATCCGTTCTACAACGGTCGCGTCAACTCGCTCAACGGCCAGTTACCGCTACTCGACTGTCCCCGGGGGGACAGTCGAGTTCCGCTCTTGTTCCAACTCTTCCAGCTCGGTGGCGAACAACTCCCCGTACGCCGACCCTTTTTGGATGGCGCGTCGCATCCACACGATGGCCCGATCGGTGTCTCCGCATTCGTGGTGCGCCCAGGCCAATGTGCGGAAGAACTCAGGCGTACGCATCCTGTCCAAAGCCACGGCACGGTTGGCCAGAGCTCGGGCCTCCTCAGGACGGCCCAAGGAGTCCTCGCTCGAGACAATGGCCCACGCGATGGAATCCAGGATATCCGGATCGTCAGGGCTCAGCAGGGACGCCCTGCGCCAATACCTCAAGGCAGTACGCTCGTCGCGTGGCTCGTATTGCACCAATAGATATGCCGTAGCCTGGTAGACCTCGGCTTCATCCAGCTTCGAAGCAACCGATCTCAACAGCCTCCGCGCGCCGACGAAGTCATGTCCACGGAGCCTGAACCGGGCGGTCCTCTCGAGGAAGAACGCATCCACCTGGCGGCCCCCACCAGCGACCTCCTCGATACGATTCCAGTACGGCTGGGCCGCGAGCCAGCCCTCCGTGCTTTCCACCCGGTTGGCCACGTTGCGGTTCCATCCCATGGACCATCGATGATCGAGGGCGAGAGCGGCGACCAAACCGAGCGACACCAGAACAGCGGCTGCGCATCGGCGCGGACGTGACCAGCCAAGAATGGGTCCATGCCGGTCGTCGTAGAACGCGCCCACGCAGAGGCCAACGATGAATCCGCCGACATGAGCTGCGTGGCCAACATTGCCGTACTCCGACCCGATGTCGAACGCATCGCGGACCCACCACGCGGCGACCAGCCACCCGAACCCAATGGTGACCTGACCGTCCTCCCACTGCCTGAGAGGGCGTGACAGATAAGCACCCATGAGGGCATAGATCGCGCCCGAGGCGCCGGCGCCATTGGTGTAGAAGGCCAGGGTTCCGAGAGAGGACCCGATCGCTCCCAGGAAATAGAGGAGCGCCATCCGTCCAGTTCCCAGCTTCGGCTCCAGCAGGAGTCCCAGCACGATGAGCGCACTCGCATTCCCGAGAATGTGGTCCCAATCGCGGTGAACCAGATCAGACGAAAGGAGCCGCCACCACTCGCCGGCAAGGACGGAGTCGGTCACCTGCGATGCTCTTCCACGGAGGGCACTCACTTCGGCCTCTCCGCCGGCCAGCCACGGGGCCGCGAACAAGCCGAGGAGGGTGCAAGCCATCAGCCATGTGAACGGAGCCGACTTGAGGTGCTTCAAGGGCTTCACCGGCATTCTCCCAACACGAACGCCGACGGCCTGGCTGCCAAGGGGAGGCGAGTGCCGCCAGTGATGTCTGGTTATCGGCGCTCGGCCGTGCTGGATTGACCTTCGGGCGGCCTAGAG encodes the following:
- a CDS encoding rhomboid family intramembrane serine protease, with translation MPVKPLKHLKSAPFTWLMACTLLGLFAAPWLAGGEAEVSALRGRASQVTDSVLAGEWWRLLSSDLVHRDWDHILGNASALIVLGLLLEPKLGTGRMALLYFLGAIGSSLGTLAFYTNGAGASGAIYALMGAYLSRPLRQWEDGQVTIGFGWLVAAWWVRDAFDIGSEYGNVGHAAHVGGFIVGLCVGAFYDDRHGPILGWSRPRRCAAAVLVSLGLVAALALDHRWSMGWNRNVANRVESTEGWLAAQPYWNRIEEVAGGGRQVDAFFLERTARFRLRGHDFVGARRLLRSVASKLDEAEVYQATAYLLVQYEPRDERTALRYWRRASLLSPDDPDILDSIAWAIVSSEDSLGRPEEARALANRAVALDRMRTPEFFRTLAWAHHECGDTDRAIVWMRRAIQKGSAYGELFATELEELEQERNSTVPPGTVE